The Oncorhynchus gorbuscha isolate QuinsamMale2020 ecotype Even-year linkage group LG08, OgorEven_v1.0, whole genome shotgun sequence DNA window GCGCAGTCTTCGATGCCATGTTCAACGGGGGTATGGCGACCACTTCAACGGAAATCGAACTGCCAGATGTCGAACCTGCAGCCTTTCTGGCATTACTGAAGTAAGAAATGGCTTCTAGTTTAGAAATTATTCTATCATAATAGGCTAAATACACTCGCACCCTAAGTATTTTACACAAAAGTGGTATTGGCATTATATAGTATGCAGAATATAGCCTTACACTGACctggtattgaacccaggtcatTTGTGCCGCTCAGACTGTTAGTCCATTGAGTGTATAGGTCCCCTGCTATTAGTCATAGAATCTTGTCCCCCTCCAGGTTTCTGTACTCTGATGAGGTTCAGATAGGACCTGAGACAGTGATGACCACTCTGTACACGGCTAAGAAGTATGCAGTGCCAGCCCTGGAGGCCCACTGTGTGGAGTTCCTCAAGAAGAACCTGCGGGCAGACAATGCTTTCATGCTGCTCACTCAGGTCAGCTACTACTGTAATGTCTGACTGGGATGCAGTGTCTAAACAAGTCACTCACCAGTGTCTGATTGTGTGGCTTGACCCAGTATCAAAACAACTCCACAAGTCTGTCTATTTGTCTCAAGACAATAGCACCCGTCAGTCCCAAAGCAGCATTCGTGTTgacttgtgtgtgtctctctgatcAATGTATAACCGCATGTGTTTCAGGCTCGACTGTTCGATGAGCCCCAGCTTGCCAGCCTGTGTCTAGAGAACATCGATAAGAACACTGGAGATGCACTCGCCGCTGAGGGCTTCACGGACATAGATCTGGGTATTGTAGTTCAATCTAGATTTTGTAGTTCACTCTTCATATTGAAAGGCAATGTTTCTGTGTATCATGATGACTTTGCTTTTCTTCCATttcactctctccccttctatctttGCCATcccttctttccttctcttctccccctcggtcatcttatcctcttgtctcattccctctctttccatcttgttcactctctccatctttcaGATACATTGGTGGCTGTGCTGGAGAGGGACACTCTAGGGGTGAGGGAGGTGCGTCTTTTTGTGGCGGCGGTGCGCTGGGCAGAGGCAGAGGCCCACCGACAGCAGCTACAGCCCACTCCAGAGAACAAACGCAGGGTCCTGGGCAAGGCCCTCGCCCTGATCCGCTTCCCACTCATGACTATTGAGGAGTTCGCTGCAGGTAAGACACTTAGTACATTTTGCACTATTAGAATGCAGAACCTTTACCGTCTCCTGCAGGGGTTATGTCTCTTTCTTACTATCTCTCTCACACGAACACACACTCACGCTGACGTGTCCTCCTTTCCCCGCTGTGTGTCTTCAACCAGGGCCGGCCCAGTCTAGTATCCTGACAGACAGGGAGGTGGTGAGTCTGTTTCTTCACTTCACAGTGAACCCAAAGCCCCACGTAGAGTTCATCGACCGGCCTCGCTGTTGCCTCCGGGGGAAGGAGTGCAGCATCACACGCTTCGGACAGGTGGAGAGCCGCTGGGGCTACAGCGGAACCAGTGACCGCATAAGGTGAGAACACACAGACCCAAATTAACAATGACACACACAAAGATACTCATTTTTATTAGGAAAATATTGCCTCTGGACATCATTTATCCCGCTTAGCCTcacctatcctcctcctcccagattTTCAGTGAACAGGAGGATCTTCGTGGTGGGCTTTGGCCTCTATGGCTCCATACACGGCCCCACAGACTACCAAGTCAACATCCAGGTAATTTCCACCTCAACTAACCAAATCAGTCAATCACATTTTAATTTGTATAGACAAAATACATTGGAAAGAAgactcccttcccctccctctcagaTATTTGTCTCTCCTAAATCATTGATGAAAGTATATATGTTTCTGTGTATACATGTATATCAACTGTGTGTCGGGACAGAATGTGTGAcatctgtgtcccaaatagcgACCGGATCCCTTTATATTGCAcggtttttgaccagggcccatattagTGCACAATAAAgagaattgggtgccatttggggctcaGGTGATGTTTCTATAATGTGTCCCTCTCCCGTCCCAGATCATCCATACAGACAGTAACACAGTGCTGGGTCAGAACGACACAGGCTTCAGCTGCGATGGCTCGTCCAACACCTTCAGAGTCATGTTCAAGGAGCCGGTGGAGATCCTGCCCAACGTCAACTACACAGCCTGCGCCACACTCAAGGTACAGGCTTTACTGTACATGTTTGTTTAGGTTTTGATGTTATTTCCTCACTGGATAGCTGTGGTCCTGTTCTGGCTATGTGAGTAACCATAGTGATTCTCTCGTTATCcccctctttattctctcttcCTATTTCCATCCCTCCCTTGTTCCCCTCTTTCATTTCccactccctccctttctctctcagggtCCTGACTCTCACTACGGGACCAAGGGCATGCGTAAGGTGACCCACGAGTCTTCCTCAACCGGCACCAAGACCTGCTTCACCTTCTGCTACGCCGCGGGCAACAACAACGGCACCTCGGTAGAGGACGGACAGATCCCCGAGGTCATCTTTTACACATAGTCccctctgacctgacctcaggGGGCTCGGGGATCACAGGACTGCTGAGACTCTGACCCTGTTTGAATATGTATCAAATGCCTATCTTCACCCTGTGGACCTTCCTTGGTGATGTACAGTATCTCTGATCGTAGGTGATTGTTAAATGTACAGGGAAACATTGCTTTCACGCACTTAGACCTGTCGGAGGGAGGGCATTTGTCAACTATTCAAACATGGTATTTTTCTTTCTCTCAACTCCCCCTTCCATTACCCACCAAACGTGGAGAGGAGCCTGTTTGATGTTGAGGGGGAGTAAATTCTGAGTCGGCTTGTTTTTACTGTTACTATGAGAGTCGTCTTGTCTGCTTCCAGAGTCCTGGGGTTAAGTCCCAGAATGGACTGGTGGAAGAGTCTTAAACTTGTCAGAAGTATTTACATGCGAAAAGGAAGAAAGCTTGGCATGCATTTAGTACCaccctctgtctgcctgtatcCAAAAGCATACGAATGATTGAGATGTATCCAGGAGCTCTAATGTATGTATAGACTGTTACACTACCAAGGGTTTCTTCAAATAGGCTCCATCTCTGATCAGTGACCCACCATACTTCAGACTACTCCAGTCGCTATTCCTTTGCTCTAGCTCTTCAGGGAGTACAAATATGAATGGACTGGATAAATGTGTGGAAGTTTTCTACTCAGCCTATTGAAGGGCTGGTGGGGGCAATCACAAGCTTATACTTTTCCTCTCTTCAAATCTGTACCACGGAAGGAAATAAGAGACTCGAATGGGATTGGGCCTCTTTGTCATGGAAATAACCCAGTCTCTCCCTGCTTCAATGGGGAGTCACAGCCCAGGgccatgtgacagtctggagttACACCATAGACTAGTGGCCAAAAAGCTGTATTTAACATGGGCTTCCACAattttaatgtagtcaactgggtTGGACTTCCAACTAAATTGGCCGATCCCTCCTGGTGACATGTCCAACTGGATCATCAGCCAATTGTGAAGAGTAatattgactacttcaaaatggagatagcATGGGCAGTACCATTGAggctataatggcacagataaaGATGAGTCCTCTGAGTTACACTTAATGAAACTTGGAAATATCTGCCCTCCTACCTGATATTTTATTAAGACAACATTTCAACCATCAGGTCACCATATCGAAATGTCTTCTCCCAGgatattcagcactaaaacaaagcttttggatttgtttgttCTGCCTGTTTAAACATGAATACGAGCTAGTGTAAATCCATCTTTAACAGCCTTGTCTTGAAATGTCCAGCTGGGAAAATTCTTTGCTTTCACAAAATAAGTTTGTGGGTTCTATATTATACTGGCATTTAACATTAATGTAGTTTGAATTCACAATGGATTAAAATGTTAGTTTGTGTGATTGTCCCTTTTATTATTCAGTTTGTATCGGGTGAAGACAAGGCTACAGGATATTCAGCACTTGGTAAGGCCTTGTAACAACTCCAGCCATTAAATTATTTGTGTAAACCTAGGGCTCGATTCGATCAGATCCACACTAGCCGACATCCACGCTCATGTCGCAAAATAAATGTCAATTATTGCACGctaacgagcgtctgcgttgcccaGTGCTAAAATAGGAGTCATTTCTATTTGTGAGCTGATTGCATCCAGCCTCTCCcatctcattggtttatagaagcagatacccacaTGGGTGACAAAGACAGAGGTCGGTGGTTGTAATACTTATGCAAGTTAGTTGCCAATTAcaatataaagtccaaagaaaaagcctggaaggagattatttggttgaccgttttatgtttGGATGAATTGTcgaagtagaggaccttgtgcatttgaGGTAAAATATAACGTTTAGATCCcaagacaaattagctagcaactgtaAAGCTACCTACATTGacaaatgtttaatgcttttcaacctgtccccaaattaatataactGGTTCATAGTTTGTTTTTAATATTGCaactgtagccgatgtgaaatggctagctagttagcggtggtgcgcgctagtggcgtttcaatcggtgatgccacttgctctgagaccttgaagtagtggttccccttgctctgcagggccgcggcttttgtggagcgcttccctggttcgcgcccaggtcggggcgaggggacggacgtaaagtctatactgttataccacctgcgtgtcgtgatcacgttgtgtggggggacaaaaatcAACGTGCGCAGCCGATGGTGCCACCGTCTATTCAATAGAACTCGGTTCCATTTGTGAtgcgctgcaagtcccgcctctcccatcatTGGCTTCTAAGAGCATAAACCCACGAgtgtgattgaaagatgaattgaggtccacactccagtcggtAATGCAGTTTAgctggttgccaaccgccatgtGAAGACTTTATTTGGAACTtaatctgtggattaattgtcggagtagagaacGTTGTGCATTTAAGGTAAAATAATCCAATGtttatcccaggacaaattagctagcaacaaattaatatagttggttcagagttcgttGTGATATTTCAACCAGTTTGTCCTTGTGTGGATGGACAAAAATCAACATGCGTGCGATGGCGCGCCCAGGTCTAGTCAGCAAGTTACCTATCGCACATTCATGAGATGCATATCCTTTGCAGCCGCGTTACAAGTTCAAACCCTCGAATGCGTGATGTTCTATTGTAACACCTCAGACTGAGGCTATAAATCTCCCCTTTCAAATTAACATTCTTTCTCTTGTCATTATTTATATCTAGATCCTACACTGCCATTTTGTACTTGAGCTCGATATAGCTCCATTCAAATCGGTTAGTGATATCTGGGATCCTTAGGGACGTCCATGCCCTCAATGAAACCCTTTCACCGTTTTAAATGTCATACGCGGCAGGGACGTCCCAAAGTAGCCCACATAGCACGGACCCTATTTAAAACCTAACACTGAAGATGTGGTTTATAACGCGATTGACAATGAAAGGCAATGTTATTTTGGTCGCGGAGACGGCGTTCAGTTAATTCTGTTTATGGCGGCTCAATCTGAAATTACCTTATCGTGTTAGAGCCGCGCTAAAATGTTACTAATTGAATCCAGACCTTAACGTAGTTAACGCTtcaatcagcagtagaaacaaaACATTTTGTGCCGGTTTCAGTAAAAAGCGGAAGGATGGGGCTGAAGAAATGTAgccactcattcatatatatggatgcaaggactggccatccaggATACGAAAACTAAAGTTAAATTATAACCTCAACATGGTTGTCTACATTAACTTTTTACAATCATTGGGAGTAAACGAACTTGTGGTTCTGATGAGGTAcagcagttgaactaagctcgaGGCATTTATAAAAGTTTAGCTTAAAAAGAATATGGGTACataaaaaatggatgtagcaactgcggTCTATCCCTTTTAGGTCCCGAAACAGTACCAACTCTGACCAGTAATATTTTTTATAAAAACGTTAACCAGCATATGAACAGAAGTCCACCCCAAGTACAATTTCTATTAATCTTTATTATGATTTACACATTTGTATCCTTGGTTTATTTTCACCAGGTTTCCATTTAGGCAAGCGCCATTGCGCACTGTACAGTCCCATCCCTCACTCGTACAGTGGAGGAATAGAAGGAATGGGGGGAGGAATGGTCAGACATCCACTAAATTCCAAACCAACCCCTAGTCCATTCCTTTAGGCACTGTAGATCTGAAAGGGTCAGATCGGTATACCATAAGCAATATACTTACAGATCCACATTACCCTCTGATAGGCTAGGTGAAATCTACCCCATATTGCTTATGCCTAGCCAACAACTTAAATTGTAGTGCCTAGAGGGGGTTGTTGTGTCTAGGGGTCCATTTGGGATTCAGAATTAGCATTTACAGTTTGTCCAGGTAGTTGTCTAGGGCGGGGATGCCCTCTTTGAGTCCCTTGCGTTTCCTGGTCTCTGCCACCACAATGGCAGTCTTGGTGGTAGGTCCTGGGGGTCCCCCTGGAGGATCTGCCAGTGGTCAAACACACACTGGGGGAAGGCCTGGCCACCTGTGTTGGAGCGCAGGTCAGCTGTGAaacctgggggaggagagggggggtgaaGATGatattaacagaacatgcaagtcgAGGATGTAGCAACGTGCGGTCCTGCTTACTGAATTCTGATGTGCACTTTGAACACGGGGATAACTACACATTTACTATTCCTCAGCCAACACGACAAGTAACAAACTCAAATCGGTAGCCTGTCAATGTACTATAGTAGAAACATGTAGGCTACCaattctattggtcagcttgtcaaGAAATAAATAGCCTTTTccaaaacagactctgggacagttgtgggacgatagatcccaaattcatacaactAGTAGGCCAAGgctacacccccccccacccagatCAGGaagtttagcttaaaatgttgataaaaatAATTTCTTCATATAAGCCCAACAATGCGCTCAAGTAAAGGAGGTTACACGAGGATGTTCGTTCCATAACACAATTAACAGGAAAACACTATTGTCAAGGGCACTGCCCATAAAACGATTTCATGTGACTGATGAAAATATCAGTTTAGAAAGACAGATCTCATACGCTACTTCGATAAATCAGAATTGGAAGATTCTCTACAATCTTTTAAAATCACTAGGcaagcagcctagtggttagagtgttgggccagaaacgaaaggttgctagatcaaatccctgagctgacatggtaaacatctgttgtcctgcccctgaacaaggcagttaacccactgttcctaggcagtcattgtaaataagaatttgttcttaaccgacttgcctttTTAATTGAAGGCGGACATAGAATTGTGGATAAAACATTAACAGTATGTCACCATGATCAATGAGATCCACATTATGATCAATGAGTGTTGGCAGCCTCTGCAGCTGCCAACACCTCAAACATGTTGACACATTCACGCTGACGTCACCCCAGTATACAGGTGCAAGATGGAAAAGCAAAGAAACGGTCTCCCCTCTGCATTCAAGCAGCTGATTCTGACCGAGCCAAATACAATGACAAGTAATAAGTAGGCTAtttatctatatatttttttacagtctTTGGTTTATAGCTGCACATATGCGCCCATTCTCGGTGGTTGAGAAAGGGGTTTCACTCTTGCACCCTTTTCAGCAAACGGGTAGTTCCCACTCTATAAAGCTAAAGCTTTCAATGAATTGGCCAATGCACCCTGTGTTGTGCTTACTGAACAGCTCATTACATTACCACGGACTGGGAGATGTACTGTGCTACAGACACGCTTCCCTTTATGAGTCACAAGTGTGCATCTGGCACTGAAGGAGGCAGTGTTATGTTGAGCTCGTAACCAAAATACAACTTGAACAGCCgtccaactggtaattactagtgggaaacTTGTCTATCATCCTGAGCACCCACTTTTCCCACATGGCGACCTCTGACGTCACCTACTAACTAAATGGCCTCCAACAGCATTTTTGGCAGTTAAAATGCAACAACAATTATTTATAAAAAGCAACAACAATTATTTATAAAAAGCAATCTATTAATGTGGTTTTTGAACTGATTTGTTTACAAGCATGATATctgtacttttagtttatggttgacagTTTGTTGGCCAATCAGCTTTTCTCAACGAGTTCAAATCACATGAATGCAGCCAAATGGTAGTTACCACTTCATAACTAGTAAATTTCCACCTCCCACATttattttaaacctttatttaactaggcaagtcagttaagaacaaattcttattttcaatggcggcctaggaacagtgggttaactgccttgtccaggggcagaacgacagatttgtaccttgtcagctcagggattcgatcttgcaaccgtTCGGTTAgtcccacgctctaaccactaggctacaaacATAGCATCAGAGTGGAAACTTGAGGCCCAACATAACAATCCTGCCCCTAGTAGGCACCTGACCTGAGCCATAAGGGAAACTAGGAATCTACCACTACTGATCTGAGCCATAAGGGAAACTAGgaatctaccactatcagattaggggTGACAACGTAGCCTATATTTTGCCCCCCTTGTAGATAGTTGACTGGGTCCACCGACCGATGTTTTAAGTTGGGGACTGATGCCTATCCGTGAGTCGTTGCATCCCTAGTACTCACTTATGGTTATAACTGTGTACAAAATGTAAATTACCTTTAGATATATGAATAAGTTGCAGTCAAAACAGCTCATAAGTCTGTCAGTGGTATGAATACTTGTTGAAACCAGCTACCCTCTGAATGTAAAGAATATTGCTGTGCATTCTCCCAAAACACtgaaaatgttaaataaaataccAGAATTCATATCCAATATTCTTTGTGTAGCTTAGGATATTTTGGGTGCTATACCATTTGATGTAAACTAACTAACGCACATCAATTTTAGGCATGCTGCTATAGCCGTACGGCTAACATTGTTTCACTAACAGCAATAATGCAATTTGTTGTTTCTCAGGATCACTTTTTGAAGTGATTTTAACTTTTTGTAAATCAAATTAAGTACATTTCAAAATGTTGGTGTACTGTCCCTTTAAATGGCAGTGGTTTTTAGCACATACATTCTGAAAACTCAATGATAGTATATTCAGATGTTAAATTAAGTTTAGTACTAATGTGGATTTTACTTTGGAAAAAAAGCTACACAAGTTTTACAGAACATACAAAAACAATTAAGTCTTTTCTTCACTCCGATAACATTAATGACATGTTTAAGGATGTTTTGATAAGAAAGTTGTTGCTGCGATTCTAATAGTTTCTTGGGGTCAAAATTACCCCAGTTAGTAATTGTTGTATGTAAAATAAGTTGGTAGCTTGAGAGTTAACAGTGAAATGTTCAGAAGGTTGTGTCAAGGCAATGGGTAATCTCTATACATCGCCCATCAAATAAGAATAAATGTCCTACACTGGGTTAGGGTCAGTTACATTTCAATTCCGTCAAGTACACTGAAATTAAAAGTTTCCCTGGTAAGCCATGGATAAAGTTAACTCTCACTCACCGAATGACTCATTGACAGGAAGATAGGCCTTGACGATGAACATGGGCGTGCCCATCACCTGGGACTCCTCGAACACGTGACCTCGCTTCCTGTTCAGCACGCCGTAGATCCCGCCCACTACCTGCTCTGGGCACTGCAGAGACAGGAAACGCATGACTCCGTCATGTCACACTTGATTCCAAATAGACTAGCATACAATTCAATGTAAGACAGTGGTCAAGTTCAAGTGTCAAAGTAGTCGCACACCAcccgcatgcgcacacacacacacctggatctCGACCAGGTAGACAGGCTCCATGAGTCTTGGCTGTGCAGTGAGCTGGCAAGCATACAGCACTCTGCGGGCGGTAGGGATGATCTGTCCGCCACCGCGGTGAATGGCATCTGTGTGCAGGGTCACGTCGTGGATGTCAAAGCGGATCGCACGCATGTTCTCCTCGCACAGCACACCCTGTAGGAGGGAAGAAGGAACACCACGTCACAACTCAGGATAGAGAAAAGACTAAGCAAATGTGTTACCTGTAGCGTGGCCTAAACTGCAGATTCAAGTCTACTTACACACTGAAGTCATGAATGCAGATTTGAACTGCAATGCTTCAATAAGCAAGGAAAATGGACTGTGCCTTAGTTGGTTGTCAAGCTTAACTAACTAAACATAAACCTAAACCCACCTCCTTGACAGCCCACTGGAAGCCGGCCACCACGCTGTCCTTGATCTCGTTCAGGTACTGGACTCCCTTGGTCACGTCCATCAGCAGGTTGGGCCCGGTGCCGTCGGGACCAAAGCACCAGATCTTACGGGCCTCCGACACGTCCCACTCGTACTTGTCAGCCAGGAAGCGGGCACGGATCTTGAGCTCCTGCCGGGGGGCTGACGTCACCCTTCTCTATGTCCTCGGCCAGGCCGTCAGGGAATGGTTTGGCACGCATGTACAGACGGTTGTGCTTGTTGGGGGACTTGGACAGGCACATCACTTCAGACTCCTCAGACACAGTCTCCCTGTAGGACACCACCGGGTCTGATTTCTGTtgtgagagtgagaggtcaggttAGGACTAGGGATGGAAATTTTAAACAACTTCACTAATATCATGACATTTTTTGGGATACCTGGATAGTCTAAATACgtgattaaaaaaaaaagacaACTTGGGAACTGGCTTGCTGCGCGACTTGGGAGAAGTCCTTTGCTTACAGAAGTGCGGGGAATGGACAGTGGATGGTGAGTTTGATATTGGAGAGAGTAGCCATACAGATAGGTTATCATCCCATCTGGTAGTGcctgtcttgactgcatcaaatCAATTTAaagaagctagccagctacggtgtcatcagaaagtattcagacctcttgactttttccacagttacttgacagccttatactaaaatggacttaatctacacacaataccccataatgacaaataacAGATTAGAGATGTGCAAAATACAAAAAACTaaactatcacatttacataagtattcagaccctttacagtactttgttgaaatacctttggcagcaattacagcagaGTCTtcttggtatgacgctacaagcttggtactagtgatgcaccgatatgacatttttgtccGATACTTtccatgcaaaaaaaaaaaaaaaagcgaTACCAATATTACAATTTTtagcggccttttaagcattctagtacaattaacacacacacagcggtctaaggcactgcatcttagtgcaagagacgtcactacagttcgattcgaatccaggctgtatcacatccggccgtgattgagtccccatagggcagtgcacaattggcccagcgtggtcattgtaaataataatttttacttaatagacttgcctagttaaataaaaaaaacacacaccacaAGTTATTTTGATGGCATGTActcatgtccccattaccaggaAAACATAATCAAAGCTATTTATTTAACTTACTTGCTGTTTCATCGTTCATTTGTTCAgttgtttcattctcaaccaggatttctatggaacgccgtttgggtctttgcgtgtcaaaaaaagaTGCGCCTGAAACACTATTTGACCTATCAGGACTGCACTTCACATAATTTAACGCGTTCATCCACttttacgtagttattacacaatcactcatatgtcacaacgattcatcgatacgcatgctatgatgctggtaaagttgtctcgcgcacctaGTGCTGGtcaaaaaaagctagctagctcatggatgcaaacaatgttccccaaaaaaaacatagcaaaacgacataGTC harbors:
- the LOC124041528 gene encoding BTB/POZ domain-containing protein 2-like; translated protein: MAAGDNSGRPPCLNLSGPGPLGNGQPSNSAYSMPMSNGGPVGATGGAQGAARRPNPQSGPGGGESAGVVAGTPPTAHNAIQQALAQSASARAMETSATNMTSNASAASVPTTHSSLLSAPAAAAVLVYREPVYNWQATKSTVKERFAFLFNNEVLSDVHFLVGKGMGVQRIPAHRFVLAVGSAVFDAMFNGGMATTSTEIELPDVEPAAFLALLKFLYSDEVQIGPETVMTTLYTAKKYAVPALEAHCVEFLKKNLRADNAFMLLTQARLFDEPQLASLCLENIDKNTGDALAAEGFTDIDLDTLVAVLERDTLGVREVRLFVAAVRWAEAEAHRQQLQPTPENKRRVLGKALALIRFPLMTIEEFAAGPAQSSILTDREVVSLFLHFTVNPKPHVEFIDRPRCCLRGKECSITRFGQVESRWGYSGTSDRIRFSVNRRIFVVGFGLYGSIHGPTDYQVNIQIIHTDSNTVLGQNDTGFSCDGSSNTFRVMFKEPVEILPNVNYTACATLKGPDSHYGTKGMRKVTHESSSTGTKTCFTFCYAAGNNNGTSVEDGQIPEVIFYT